In Mytilus trossulus isolate FHL-02 chromosome 6, PNRI_Mtr1.1.1.hap1, whole genome shotgun sequence, a single window of DNA contains:
- the LOC134722385 gene encoding uncharacterized protein LOC134722385, which yields MHLKLEIEVVVVVVVIEVVVVVVVVVVVVVVVVVVVVVVVVVVVVVVVAVVVVVVVVVVVVVVVVVVVLVVVVVVVVVVVVVVVVVVVVVVVVVVVVVVGDVVVVVVVVVVVVVVVVLVVVVVVVVVVVVVVVVVVVVVVVVVVVVVVVVVVVVVVVVVVVVVVVVVVVVVVVVVVVVVVVVVVVVVVVVVVVVVVVVVVVVVVVVVVVVVVVVVVVVVVVVVVGDVVVVVVVVVVVVVVVVLVVVVVVVVVVVVVVVVVVVVVVVVVVVVVVVVVVVVVVVVVVVVVVVVVVVVVVVVVVVVVVVVVVVVVVVVVVVVVVVVVVVVVVVVVVVVVVVVVVVVVVVVVVVVVVVVVVVVVVVVVVVVVLVVVVVVVVVVVVVVVIVVVVIVVVVVVVVVVVVVVVLVVVVLVVVVVVVVVVVVVVVVVVVVVVVVVVVVVVVVVVVVVVVVVVVVVVVVVVVVVVVVVVLVVVVVVVVVVVVVVVIVVVVIVVVVVVVIVVVVVVVVVVVVIVVVVIVVVVVVVIVVVVIVVVVVVVVVVVAVVVLVVVVVVIVVVVVVVVVVVVIVVVVIVVVVVVVVVVVVVVVLVVVVLVVVVVVVVVVVVVVLVVVVVVVVVVVVVVVVVVVV from the coding sequence ATGCACCTAAAATTAGAAATCGAAGTAGTAGTCGTTGTAGTCGTTATAGAAGTTGTTGttgtagtagtagtagtagttgtTGTAGTCGTAGTAGTAGTTGTTGTAGTCGTTGTAGTTGTTGTTGTAGTCGTAGTAGTAGTTGTTGCAGTCGTAGTAGTAGTTGTAGTAGTTGTTGTAGTCGTTGTAGTAGTTGTTGTAGTCGTACTAGTAGTTGTTGTAGTCGTAGTAGTAGTTGTTGTAGTCGTTGTAGTAGTTGTTGTAGTCGTAGTAGTAGTTGTTGTAGTCGTAGTAGTAGTTGGTGATGTAGTCGTAGTAGTTGTTGTAGTAGTAGTCGTAGTAGTAGTTGTTGTtttagtagtagtagtagttgtTGTTGTCGTAGTAGTAGTTGTTGTAGTCGTTGTAGTAGTTGTTGTAGTCGTAGTAGTAGTTGTTGTAGTCGTTGTAGTAGTTGTTGTAGTCGTTGTAGTAGTTGTTGTAGTCGTAGTAGTAGTAGTTGTTGTAGTCGTAGTAGTAGTTGTTGTTGTAGTCGTAGTAGTTGTTGTAGTAGTAGTCGTAGTAGTAGTTGTTGTAGTCGTTGTAGTAGTTGTTGTAGTCGTAGTAGTAGTTGTTGTAGTCGTTGTAGTAGTTGTTGTAGTCGTAGTAGTAGTTGTTGTAGTCGTAGTAGTAGTTGGTGATGTAGTCGTAGTAGTTGTTGTAGTAGTAGTCGTAGTAGTAGTTGTTGTtttagtagtagtagtagttgtTGTTGTCGTAGTAGTAGTTGTTGTAGTCGTTGTAGTAGTTGTTGTAGTCGTAGTAGTAGTTGTTGTAGTCGTAGTAGTAGTTGTTGTAGTCGTTGTAGTAGTTGTTGTAGTCGTTGTAGTAGTTGTTGTAGTCGTAGTAGTAGTAGTTGTTGTAGTCGTAGTAGTAGTTGTTGTTGTAGTCGTAGTAGTAGTTGTTGTAGTCGTAGTAGTAGTTGTTGTAGTCGTAGTAGTAGTTGTTGTAGTCGTAGTAGTAGTAGTTGTTGTAGTCGTAGTAGTAGTTGTTGTAGTCGTAGTAGTAGTTGTTGTTGTAGTAGTAGTAGTTGTTGttgtagtagtagtagtagttgtTGTTGTCGTATTAGTAGTTGTTGTAGTAGTAGTCGTAGTAGTAGTTGTTGTAGTCGTTATAGTAGTTGTAGTCATAGTAGTAGTTGTTGTTGTAGTCGTAGTAGTAGTTGTTGTTGTCGTATTAGTAGTTGTTGTATTAGTAGTAGTTGTTGTAGTCGTAGTAGTAGTTGTTGTAGTCGTAGTAGTAGTTGTTGTAGTCGTAGTAGTAGTAGTTGTTGTAGTCGTAGTAGTAGTTGTTGTAGTCGTAGTAGTAGTTGTTGTTGTAGTAGTAGTAGTTGTTGttgtagtagtagtagtagttgtTGTTGTCGTATTAGTAGTTGTTGTAGTAGTAGTCGTAGTAGTAGTTGTTGTAGTCGTTATAGTAGTTGTAGTCATAGTAGTAGTTGTTGTAGTCGTTATAGTAGTTGTAGTCGTAGTAGTAGTTGTTGTAGTCGTTATAGTAGTTGTAGTCATAGTAGTAGTTGTTGTAGTCGTTATAGTAGTTGTAGTCATAGTAGTAGTTGTTGTTGTAGTCGTAGTAGTAGTTGCTGTTGTCGTATTAGTAGTTGTTGTAGTCGTTATAGTAGTTGTAGTCGTAGTAGTAGTTGTTGTAGTCGTTATAGTAGTTGTAGTCATAGTAGTAGTTGTTGTTGTAGTCGTAGTAGTAGTTGTTGTTGTCGTATTAGTAGTTGTTGTATTAGTAGTAGTTGTTGTAGTCGTAGTAGTAGTTGTTGTTGTCGTATTAGTAGTTGTTGTAGTAGTAGTAGTTGTTGTTGTAGTCGTAGTAGTAGTTGTTGTTGTCGTTTAG